A window from Nitrospiraceae bacterium encodes these proteins:
- the larB gene encoding nickel pincer cofactor biosynthesis protein LarB: MSPTKLRQLLAKVRSGTLSIETALKHLRTLPYEDLGIASLDHHRSLRQGFPEVIFCEGKTPAQIRVIARSLLSHHRPFLATRATKEVATIIKRLDRRAVYHEAARIVAIRELNRPRRGHVLVITAGTSDISVAEEAKVTAEVMGSHVETLYDVGVAGIHRLLERQHRLIEAKVAIVVAGMDGVLPSVVGGLVDYPVIAVPTSRGYGASFGGLAALLTMLNSCAAGVGVMNIDNGFGAGCLAHRINALGVQGAVSHQQSARSKHPPLGH, translated from the coding sequence GTGAGTCCGACGAAGCTCCGACAGCTCCTCGCCAAGGTCCGGAGCGGCACGCTCTCGATCGAGACGGCGCTAAAACATTTGCGCACCCTGCCGTATGAAGATTTGGGGATTGCCTCTCTCGATCACCATCGGTCGTTGCGTCAGGGATTCCCGGAAGTTATTTTTTGTGAGGGGAAAACACCGGCGCAGATTCGCGTGATCGCGCGATCCCTGTTGAGTCACCATCGTCCGTTCCTAGCCACACGCGCAACGAAAGAGGTGGCGACGATCATCAAACGACTCGATCGCCGCGCGGTCTATCACGAGGCGGCGCGGATCGTGGCCATCCGAGAACTGAACCGACCCCGACGCGGTCATGTCCTCGTCATCACGGCCGGGACGTCCGATATCTCGGTTGCAGAAGAGGCGAAAGTTACGGCTGAGGTGATGGGGAGTCATGTCGAAACTCTCTACGATGTGGGAGTGGCGGGGATCCATCGCTTATTGGAGCGTCAGCATCGCCTGATCGAAGCGAAGGTCGCAATCGTTGTTGCAGGAATGGACGGAGTCCTGCCGAGCGTCGTTGGAGGATTGGTGGATTATCCGGTGATCGCCGTGCCGACGAGCCGAGGCTACGGGGCAAGCTTCGGCGGGTTGGCGGCCTTGTTAACGATGCTGAATTCCTGTGCGGCAGGTGTCGGAGTGATGAACATCGATAACGGTTTCGGAGCCGGGTGTTTGGCGCATCGCATTAATGCGCTCGGAGTACAAGGAGCTGTCAGCCATCAGCAATCAGCACGGTCGAAGCATCCCCCTCTCGGTCACTGA
- a CDS encoding NAD(P)H-dependent glycerol-3-phosphate dehydrogenase, with the protein MPAMNRITVIGAGAWGTALAKHLSQKGLSVQLWAYEREVVDAIDLAHENSRFLPGVALPHTLKVTNSLVQATEGCETILFAVPSHVARTVMQQLAPVLSDETPIISATKGVEEDTLKLITQVMEDVLPRSCHQSLMVLSGPSFATEVSRGQPTALCLAGKNIAVVNRFQSILMSSTLRVYADHDVIGVQLGGALKNVMALAAGIVDGLGLGHNARAALITRGLAEMVRLGTAMGADPRTFYGLSGVGDLVLTCTGALSRNHMVGMRLGQGERLEAILSGMHAVAEGVRTAKAAQGLALRHRVEMPIVQEVNAVLFEGKSCRRAVTDLMEREAKAEKGAS; encoded by the coding sequence ATGCCAGCTATGAATCGGATCACGGTGATCGGTGCCGGAGCGTGGGGAACGGCACTGGCCAAGCATTTGTCTCAGAAAGGGCTCTCCGTCCAACTCTGGGCCTACGAGAGAGAGGTCGTCGATGCGATCGACCTCGCGCATGAGAACTCTCGGTTCTTACCTGGTGTGGCGCTGCCGCACACGCTGAAGGTCACCAATTCCTTGGTGCAGGCAACGGAAGGATGCGAGACCATCCTGTTCGCGGTTCCGTCGCACGTCGCTCGAACGGTTATGCAACAGCTGGCCCCCGTGCTTTCCGATGAGACACCCATCATCAGCGCGACCAAAGGGGTTGAAGAAGATACGTTGAAGCTGATTACTCAAGTTATGGAGGATGTGCTTCCACGATCGTGTCACCAGTCGTTGATGGTGTTATCCGGGCCAAGCTTTGCGACGGAAGTCAGTCGAGGGCAACCAACCGCGCTGTGTCTGGCGGGAAAAAACATCGCGGTCGTCAACCGATTCCAGTCGATTTTGATGTCATCGACATTGCGCGTATATGCGGACCACGATGTGATAGGTGTCCAATTGGGCGGCGCATTGAAGAACGTGATGGCGCTGGCGGCCGGGATCGTCGATGGGCTTGGGCTCGGCCACAACGCGAGAGCAGCATTGATCACCAGAGGCTTGGCGGAAATGGTGCGTCTCGGCACGGCCATGGGGGCCGATCCGCGCACGTTTTACGGGTTGTCGGGGGTCGGCGATCTGGTCTTGACCTGTACAGGGGCCTTGAGCCGCAATCATATGGTTGGTATGCGATTGGGGCAAGGGGAGCGGCTGGAGGCAATCCTGAGTGGGATGCATGCCGTGGCTGAAGGGGTGCGGACCGCCAAGGCGGCACAGGGGCTCGCCCTTCGGCATCGAGTGGAAATGCCGATTGTGCAGGAAGTGAACGCCGTGTTGTTCGAGGGGAAATCCTGCCGTCGAGCTGTCACTGACTTGATGGAGCGAGAAGCCAAAGCGGAGAAGGGTGCATCGTGA
- a CDS encoding outer membrane beta-barrel protein: MKTVRFSTALLVGVFLLFFLAQSTIEPSTVEAESYFAGQVGYAFPQSLSNGKVTQDGFGGLDISDQPLKNSPMVGAKLGHYFTRIRWLGVETEVTYSNPHIKQSSITFSGPGGPPVTSPILAGVTQRMIMWSPLTLLARYPGQRLQPYVGVGPALFFAHLNGPTAPPGQSGTAIGLNAEAGLRYYVTRHWSLSTEGKYNLARIGYTSNDSNPNADPFGFRATYSVVTVSLALAYHF, translated from the coding sequence ATGAAGACCGTTCGCTTCAGCACGGCGCTGCTCGTAGGTGTCTTCCTCCTGTTTTTCCTTGCGCAAAGCACCATCGAGCCGTCGACTGTAGAGGCGGAATCGTATTTTGCCGGACAGGTCGGTTACGCTTTCCCACAGAGTTTGAGTAATGGAAAAGTGACGCAAGATGGTTTCGGAGGACTCGACATCTCCGACCAACCCCTGAAGAATTCTCCCATGGTCGGCGCGAAACTCGGACACTACTTCACGCGGATTCGATGGCTTGGGGTCGAGACAGAGGTCACCTATTCGAACCCGCACATCAAACAAAGCTCAATTACCTTTAGCGGTCCTGGGGGACCTCCGGTGACCAGCCCCATCTTGGCAGGTGTTACTCAGCGCATGATTATGTGGTCGCCGTTGACGTTACTCGCTCGTTATCCGGGACAACGTCTTCAGCCCTATGTGGGTGTCGGTCCCGCGCTATTCTTCGCCCACCTGAATGGCCCAACGGCACCCCCAGGCCAATCGGGAACCGCCATCGGATTGAATGCGGAGGCTGGACTTCGCTATTACGTCACGAGGCATTGGTCTCTGTCGACGGAAGGCAAGTACAATCTCGCGCGAATCGGTTACACCTCCAACGATAGTAACCCGAACGCCGACCCCTTCGGTTTCAGAGCTACCTATAGCGTCGTCACTGTCTCGTTGGCACTCGCCTATCACTTCTGA